The segment GGCCGTGGCGATGCCGGTGAGGACGCGGCCGGTCCAGCGCGCGGCGCGCGAGGTGTCGGGCTTCAGGTCTGCGATCGAGTGCGATGCAATTGCGGGGTTCATGTTCGTTCCTTGGGTTGGACTTCACCCAGGCGACGAACCGCGAAATCCGAATTCGACATTGCCCGTCACCCCTGGCAAGCATTGGGAATTGCTGTCGAACGGAGCGCCCATGCTTCTCGCCGCCGCCTGCCAGATGACCTCCACCGACGACAAGCCGCGCAACGTGCGTCGGGCCGAAGAGCTCGTGGCGGAAGCGGTCAAGCGAGGGGCGACGCTGATTGGCCTGCCCGAGAACTTCACCTTCATGGGCGCCGACGCCGACAAGCCCACGATGGCCGAGCCGCTCGACGGGCCCACCCTCACGCGGATGGGCGAGCTCGCGAAGAAGCTCAACGTCACGCTGCTCGCGGGGACGATCCTCGAGGGCGGCGCGCCGGGCGGCCGCTACTACAACTCCAGCGCGCTCTTCGGCCCGGACGGCAAGCGCGTCGCGATATATCGCAAAATCCACCTCTTCGACGTCGACATCGCGGATGGCGCGCGCTACCGCGAGTCGGAGGCCGTTGCGCCGGGGTCCGATGTCGTCGTCGCGAATGGGCCCGCGAGGCTGGGGCTCTCGGTTTGCTACGACCTGCGTTTCCCGGAGCTCTATCGGCGGATGTCGAAGCAGGGCGCGGAGCTGCTCTTCGTGCCCGCGGCGTTCACCCACCTCACGGGCCTCGCGCACTGGGAGCCGCTCTTGCGCGCGCGGGCGATTGAAAATCTGGCGTACGTCGTCGCGCCGGCGCAGGTGGGCTGGCACTCGGAGAAGCGGCAGACCTGGGGCCACGCGCACGTCATCGACCCGTGGGGCCAGGTGCTGGCGACAGCCGGAGCGGGTGAGGGCGTGGCCGTAGCGCCGGTCGATCTCGAGTACCTGGCGAAGGTGAGGCGCGAGCTGCCCGCGCTGTCGCACCGCGTCCTCGACTGACTCGTCGTATGCTGCGCGCGTGGCCCGGTTCCTCGCGCGGCGCGTGCTCCAGCTGATTCCGACGCTCTGGGGCATCACGCTCGTCACCTTCGTGATCATGCACCTCGCGCCCGGCGAGCCGGTTGCCGTGGAGCTCGGCGACGGCGCGGTGTCGCCCGAGGCGCTGCAGAGCTTCCGCGAGACGATGGGCCTCGATCAGCCGCTGCACGTGCAGTACGCGCACTGGCTCTCGCGCGTGCTGCGGCTCGACTTCGGGCTCTCGACGCGCGACGGCCGGCCCGTCCTCGACAAGATCGCCGACGCGCTGCCGCACACGCTCCTGCTCGGCACCCTCGCGCTCCTGCTCGTGGTCGCGGTGGCGCTGCCGCTCGGAATCCACGGCGCGTGGCGACCCGGCTCGTGGCTGGAGCGCACGGGAAAAGGCGCGCTCTTCTTTCTGCACGCGCTGCCGAGCTTCTTCGTGGCGCTGGTGTTGATGGGGCTGTTGTGCGGCGGCGCGGCATGGGGCGTGGCGATTTTTCCGCTGCACGGACTCGGCGATGGAGGCGCGCTCGATCTCGCGTGGCATCTGGTGCTGCCGGTGGTGTGTCTGGCCTTTGGATCGTGGGCGACGCTCGCTCGGCAGGTGCGCGCGAGCCTCCGCGAGGTGCTCGCCCAAGACTACATCCGCGCCGCGCGCGCCCAGGGCATCCCCGAGTCGCGCGTGATCCTGAAGCTCGGGCTGCGCAACGCGCTCTTGCCCGCGGTGACCAACCTGAGCGTGCTCGTGCCCGCGCTGCTCGGCGGCTCGGTCGTGGTGGAGAGCATCTTCGGCAT is part of the Deltaproteobacteria bacterium genome and harbors:
- a CDS encoding carbon-nitrogen hydrolase family protein; amino-acid sequence: MLLAAACQMTSTDDKPRNVRRAEELVAEAVKRGATLIGLPENFTFMGADADKPTMAEPLDGPTLTRMGELAKKLNVTLLAGTILEGGAPGGRYYNSSALFGPDGKRVAIYRKIHLFDVDIADGARYRESEAVAPGSDVVVANGPARLGLSVCYDLRFPELYRRMSKQGAELLFVPAAFTHLTGLAHWEPLLRARAIENLAYVVAPAQVGWHSEKRQTWGHAHVIDPWGQVLATAGAGEGVAVAPVDLEYLAKVRRELPALSHRVLD
- a CDS encoding ABC transporter permease, with the translated sequence MARFLARRVLQLIPTLWGITLVTFVIMHLAPGEPVAVELGDGAVSPEALQSFRETMGLDQPLHVQYAHWLSRVLRLDFGLSTRDGRPVLDKIADALPHTLLLGTLALLLVVAVALPLGIHGAWRPGSWLERTGKGALFFLHALPSFFVALVLMGLLCGGAAWGVAIFPLHGLGDGGALDLAWHLVLPVVCLAFGSWATLARQVRASLREVLAQDYIRAARAQGIPESRVILKLGLRNALLPAVTNLSVLVPALLGGSVVVESIFGIPGLGLLGLQAVATRDYNTVMGVACVVALVTLLANLAADLVYAAIDPRTTHG